The nucleotide window actcacagacttgacagcagtcactatggcggctgggcggaggaagaaggctgtcccggctcacctgacaattttattacaatcatttaataaatttgaatccatacaaactaagaaaaagatcaaagacgtcctaagtcgtgccgaaaatccggcagagtctcccctatacctatgacctacccaacctgcaaatgggtctaaaacacacttctatatccatcaATCATACACCCACAATTCAATCatatcacatagcccctcctgggcccatccaaatagtcatcaatcacaatatataaaattacagtttagtccttataattgaccctttttgtaaaaactacccaaataaactctaaaaattctaaaactttgccccacaatccttagcaatattactaggctattgcaaaaagaattataattttctgagctaccacgaatattttatggatttttaatctcatttaagaactagaaaattacgaaagagctaggttcgggtttaccgaTGCCGATTTCGACTCCAGGgatgcgctcgggacgtctgacaatggtagggtagctaaaaatctcgatccaattcgaaaACTTTTTGGGTAGCCGGTctatctggccggaaattcacagacccagacaactgtcgaatttccacgaattgaaggtacctacacgaagcccacaacacgggggttagtataaaatttttacggaattttctaagctcatttaatgcttggaaaaacactacgaagttccgtgggacccaccgaaaaacggtgtcgaaaaatttcgaaatttatattgccgcgaagctctcgacgagtggagcgctctggtactctcggttttctcgtgaggttcacggtttgcgagaaatctagcccaaaagtcaaaataggctaaaacttctcggacaaaaattagacaaactGCTCTATGGATTTTggtattcttggtgtctatggaaagctctcgaggtatagATGGTGTTTAACACAAGACTCGGcctaattggtggccggatcgatcGAATTTCGGTCGGAAAGACGAAACGGCACGCGCGCGTTGGGTGTTCTTCGCGCGCGTTTTCCTGCAGCCTGGAGCatcggccggccgtggggaggtggtggggcggcgcgccggcgaggtggagtggctggggaggcggcggcgcggcctgggggtgagggaggagagagaaaacgggaggggAAGGGGGAGAGGTCAGGTGCGCGagggagaagaaggaagaaaaagaaaagagccgGTCCAATTCAATCGGTCTAATCcggtccggtccggttcgattcgatcggttcgattcaggatacgaaattttaaatttttactctgccttgggaccgaaaacgaggtccaaaaatttcgaaaaaatttcaaaaaactcagaaaaatttatagactccaaatatatttttagttttgccacgtggtctttaaattaacttttaaaaatcatcaaaatttttattttcaaaaaatcgaacccaatttctaaaatcctaaaaatttcaaataatttcctaaaattcaaataaaataaaatatcaatatttactcaaaaataataaatttaaaaattaggggtgttacattttataaattaatatttattatttattaaaagttATAAATTGAATAAggttataattatatatctattgatataaaagtgagtttttatttaattaaaattttaatttttaataataattttataattatgtgaAGGATATTTTTGTTTCTCCTATTATTCTCCTCCTTTCcactttgaaatatatatatataattaaaatatttttattgaaaaattaaaataaaatttaatattataagtttttaaatatttaaaataattaaaaaaaattgtaaaagtaATATTCGTGTTCagttttttattaatttcattaaaataaattaaataattttcaataaattaataatacttataaaatTAAAGTTATAGAATTACCGTATCAAGAATTATAATATACTTTTTCTagtataagtagaattattattaaaataatattaaaaatttaatttatattaattattgtaataataaaaatttaaattattgtatattTAGTGAAAGATAATTCGTttctaaatattattaataacgATGTAGTAAAAATTGACATTATTAgggatttaataataaattttgtatCACTAAAAATTATTAGTAGCGTTAAAGTATATAAAGCCTTTATTTACCAAAATTATCAGCCACATCATTTTGTTTctaaatgatattaacaatgaaattATATAGATTAGTGACAGGTTATTATAGTTAATATACATGATTggcaataaattatttatttatcactATGATTAagtttttgatatttttataaataataaaaataatgaaggatatttttaaaattcataatgtTTTCCCTTTAAACAtacatattataaattaattttatttaattttttattttaattaattattttttataaaattttatatttaattaaagtcttaacataattaaagtaataatgttaaatttatattaagtttaaaattaagaattttaaatatatttaaatattaaaattaatttaaattataaaaatataattaaaattaatttaaagaatagAGGACATTCTTAATAAAGTTAACACTTCTCCTTGCATATTTATATATatgctataaatattatttaaaattataataaaatattttatttaaaaaattaatataatttaaaattaatatttattacagaAATTTCCAGCAGTAGGATCTGTCTTGACGCGCTTTTTAGCCGAATCTTTTTGACGAAGGAAGAGTTGAAGCAACATGGAAGCCAACTTCTCCTCCGCGTTCAAGGTTCCTGGTTGGTTGTTCCTATAAATATTACGCCTTTTTTGCCTCAACACACGCAAATCCCAAATTCCTATCTTTGAGTTCTGAGGAATCAACTTGTTTCATCTTTTCAATACCAATCATGAATTCCATCTTTAGCTCCTTCGATGCACTCTGCGCTGAATTCTTGGGCCAAACTATTAGATCCTCTTTTGCTTCTGCATCTACGGATAACTTGATCAAGAAGCCGCAGCAAAGCTCGTCTTTACGGTCGACTGCCGACCGAAAACAGGAGCAACCAACAAGCAAGGCCCCGAGGTTTGCACCGGAGCTTGATGGGCTCAACTTTTTCGAGACCCTTGTTAAGTATTGATTCTTGATTCTGCTGTTGGGCGTCCATCTTAACATTCTTACTTGTACAAATCAGCAAACTTACTGCTGAGATTGTTATGGAATTCTTTCATTGATTCAATCCGAAGTTGTTCTAAGCTTAATTTGAACATCTCTTATTGTGTGATGGTTTAGATTTTCAAACAATACAGAGCGGAGGTTTTGCTTTCACAGGATGAAAGCAATTAGATTGTTGCTTGCCACTGTAGATTAATTAAAACCAGCAATTAGCAATTGTCAAGCCAAGTGTAGATTCTATGGTTAAAAGATCACGAAACTTAAAACTTGAAGGATTTCTCAATTTGAATGTTAACGCTTTTATCTCTCCTTAGAAAACAGAAAATTAACTGATTGCGTTTCCACGAAATAATAATAACCAACAGAGGAAAGTTCCTTTTCTGAGACCCTTATCATTGGCAGTCTAAAATGATTTTTATACATTGatcaattactttttttttttttaagaaataaaaaccTTTTCTGCTGAAGTTTGATAATTGTGAAAAAGTTCTATTGGTTCATTTACTGAATACTTCCAACTTATCTAAAATTTTATGGTGATCTTAAAAATTGTTAAGTTCAGGATGTACTTGATAAGTTTTCAGATTTCTGTAAATATGGTGTGTGGTGTAAACCTTGATTCTTTTCATCTTGGATCTTATTTATGTTTGGGAAGAAACATGTTTAAAATTTTATACCAGAGTGACAGTGCAGAGAACAAATCAAGTTGCCTCTAGACAAGCATTTAGCAATCAATATCATAACCTGGGTTGACATGGATTTTCTATATTGTCATTATTATAGTATCATTTGTGACCTGGAAGATCACAAGTTCAAATCCTGGGAATGGCCTCTAAGATTGCACACATCTAACTTTTCCATAGATTGTTGTGTAGGAACTAGGAAGCCTTGTGTGCTAGAGCACTTAATTTTTCCTGGCCAAAAATGGAAGTTTGAATTAATAAATGCATGACAACACCTCAGTTTTAACCCTAGAGTTTAGTGTTATTAAGGTATAGACTGTAGACTATACTTAACTTGTTTCTTACTTTATTTGCCCTTCTTGGGGTTGAACTATTGAGTGCAAAAACTGTAAAGCtgataattaaacaataatttgTCCATTGGTTTCTATCTTGATTTCATGGCTTAATTGACTGTCT belongs to Hevea brasiliensis isolate MT/VB/25A 57/8 chromosome 4, ASM3005281v1, whole genome shotgun sequence and includes:
- the LOC131179293 gene encoding uncharacterized protein LOC131179293, with protein sequence MNSIFSSFDALCAEFLGQTIRSSFASASTDNLIKKPQQSSSLRSTADRKQEQPTSKAPRFAPELDGLNFFETLVKY